In a genomic window of Sulfuricurvum sp.:
- a CDS encoding EAL domain-containing protein encodes MNSIYENLFRLPTVPAFAQKNFREHFLQADKVMLVIIAVQWFIATFITSISYNTYLYGFVGGGMITLILVFSYRFFKGTQVMRALVGIGMMLFSLIYIQQHLGRIEMHFHVFIALAILSIYKDIVPVFVAAATTIVHHLIFNYLQLYEVSLFNMPVMVFNYGCGMDIVLLHAIFVIAEALVIGYIIKLQIEYGVEQNRSENQILGLNQELSFTSMHDSLTGLPNRYNLYSQLKLMVANANRYERKFAVLFLDLDHFKNINDTLGHNVGDALLKSVSHKLKSMIRENDIVARIGGDEFIIVLNDFNDSGSLEQVIVKILDAFRQEWIIKNHFLRLSTSIGVSVYPDDSKEINELMKFADIAMYKAKSEGRDQFSFFTSTLNAQVHEDVQIANDMHRALEEREFVLYYQPKIHIPSGKIIGAEALIRWNHHLKGMIYPGSFITIAENTGFILKLGTWIIDETVAMLSRMQNAGYNDVHVSCNVSTRQFQNLHLFSDIENAIQTNQIDPSQLAIEITESVMMEYLDVTLEVLKKMKGLGIHICMDDFGTGYSSLSYLRQFPINSLKIDKSFVDDISENENNDHILLNTIIAMGQTLNLNVIAEGVEEKYQMEYLKERGCGYYQGYYFSKPVPEEVFFALLEENRSI; translated from the coding sequence GGCGGGGGAATGATCACTTTGATTTTAGTGTTTTCCTACCGTTTTTTCAAAGGGACACAAGTTATGCGTGCCCTTGTCGGAATAGGGATGATGCTGTTTTCTTTGATCTACATTCAACAGCATCTCGGGCGGATAGAGATGCATTTTCATGTTTTTATCGCCTTGGCTATTCTTTCTATCTATAAAGACATCGTCCCCGTATTTGTAGCGGCAGCTACGACGATCGTCCACCATCTCATCTTCAACTATCTTCAGCTGTATGAAGTATCGCTGTTTAATATGCCGGTTATGGTTTTCAATTACGGATGCGGTATGGACATCGTTTTATTGCACGCGATATTCGTTATTGCCGAAGCGTTGGTGATCGGGTATATTATAAAACTGCAGATCGAATACGGTGTGGAGCAAAACCGTTCTGAAAATCAGATCTTGGGACTCAATCAAGAACTCAGTTTTACCTCTATGCATGACTCGCTTACGGGATTGCCGAACCGTTATAATCTCTATTCTCAATTAAAACTGATGGTTGCCAATGCAAATCGCTATGAGCGAAAATTTGCCGTGTTGTTTTTGGATTTGGACCATTTTAAAAATATTAACGATACGCTCGGACATAACGTCGGAGATGCTCTCCTTAAATCCGTTTCGCATAAGCTGAAGTCCATGATTCGAGAGAATGATATTGTCGCACGTATTGGCGGCGATGAATTTATTATCGTACTCAATGATTTTAACGATTCAGGGAGTTTGGAACAGGTTATCGTAAAAATTCTCGATGCTTTTCGCCAAGAGTGGATTATCAAAAATCATTTTCTCAGACTATCAACCAGTATCGGTGTATCCGTCTACCCGGATGATTCCAAAGAGATCAATGAGTTGATGAAGTTTGCGGATATCGCGATGTATAAGGCCAAATCCGAGGGGCGAGATCAATTCAGTTTTTTCACCTCCACATTAAATGCGCAAGTACATGAAGATGTTCAGATTGCCAACGATATGCATCGTGCTTTGGAAGAGCGGGAATTTGTACTCTATTATCAGCCAAAAATACATATCCCAAGCGGCAAGATTATCGGGGCGGAAGCTTTGATTCGATGGAATCACCATTTAAAAGGGATGATATATCCCGGAAGTTTTATTACCATTGCTGAAAATACCGGATTTATTTTAAAATTGGGTACATGGATTATTGACGAAACGGTTGCAATGCTCAGTCGTATGCAAAATGCAGGATATAACGATGTCCATGTCTCATGCAATGTATCCACCCGACAATTTCAAAATCTCCATCTGTTTTCCGACATCGAAAATGCCATTCAGACCAATCAGATAGATCCCTCTCAACTGGCCATAGAAATAACAGAAAGCGTCATGATGGAATATCTCGACGTAACGCTCGAGGTGCTCAAAAAGATGAAAGGGTTGGGAATCCATATCTGTATGGATGATTTTGGTACAGGGTATTCGTCCCTCTCGTATCTGCGCCAATTTCCGATCAATTCACTGAAAATCGACAAAAGCTTTGTAGATGACATTTCAGAAAACGAAAACAACGATCATATCCTTTTGAATACGATCATTGCTATGGGGCAGACGCTCAATCTGAACGTCATCGCCGAAGGGGTAGAAGAAAAATATCAAATGGAATATCTGAAAGAGCGTGGATGCGGATATTATCAAGGGTATTATTTTTCCAAACCGGTGCCTGAAGAGGTGTTTTTTGCATTACTGGAGGAAAATAGATCG